The Longimicrobiales bacterium nucleotide sequence CAGGCTCTCGCGGCGATTGACCACCCGGGGTTTGAATGACCGAACGTTTGCCAAGACCCTCAGAGCCTTTTAGTGGGCACATTGCACGCTTGCTCCGTGACTCCGAACCACGCCGACTGCATCGAGCCACTGCTCCCTCCGATGCTCCAAACGTCTTGCTCGTCATGCTCGACGACGTGGGATTCGGCTCGTTCGCTTCTTTTGGCGGGCCAGTTCAGGCCCCCGCGTTTCAAGGGGTTGCCGACCGGGGACTGCTGTACAACCAATTCCACACCACAGCTTTATGTTCACCGACAAGAGCCGCACTGCTCACCGGGCGGCAACACCACGCCGTCCACATGGGGGGAATTACCGAGATCGCCAACTCGTTCCCCGGCTACGACTCAGTAATACCTACAGAAGCTGCAACCGTGGCCCAGATACTGCAGATGTCGGGTTACGCGACCTCCTGCTTCGGCAAGTGGCATTTGACGCCGTCGTGGGAGCAGGGTCCCGCTGGCCCCTTCGAGCGCTGGCCGACCGGAATGGGCTTCGACCGCTTCTACGGGATCATCGGAGCTGAAGCATCGCAATGGGAGCCAGCCGTCTATGACCAGACCACACCAGTTTCACCACATGTCGGGAGACCCGGTTACCACCTCACTGAAGACTTAGCGGACCAGGCGGTCACTTGGATCGACCGCCACCGCGTATCAGCGCCTGATCGTCCGTGGTTCTGCTACTTCTCGACTCCAGCGGTGCACGCCCCGCATCATGCTCCTAGTGAGTGGATTGAGCAGTTCCGAGGAGAGTTCGACAGCGGGTGGGATGACCTCCGTACTCGGATCCACGCGGATCAACTCCGCTTGGGCGTGATTCCAGCAGGCACTGCTCTCACCCGAAGGCCCGACGAGATCCCGGCGTGGACGGACTACCCGGAGCGCTACCAGCCAGTCGCAGCTCGGCTAATGGAATGTTTCGCTGGTTTCCTCGCCCACACCGATCACCACATCGGTCGGGTAATCGATGCCGCCAGAAGGGAGGAGCGTGAAACCCTCATCATTTATCTCTCCGGCGATAACGGTGCCTCAGCCGAGGGCACCATCCACGGAGCTTGGAGCGCTCCATCGTTCCAGAACGGGGTACATGAAGACCCTGAATGGCTACTCGAGCACATGGATGATTTCGGCAGCGCTAAGTGTGAAAATCACTTCAACGTCGGTTGGGCGTGGGCCCTCGATTCGCCGTTCCAGTGGATGAAACAGGTTGCTTCGCACTTTGGGGGGACAAGAAACGGACTCGCTATCGAATGGCCGGGCACAATCACCGACGGAAAGGGACTGCGATCTCAATTTCATCACGTGGTTGATATCGCTCCGA carries:
- a CDS encoding arylsulfatase; the encoded protein is MTERLPRPSEPFSGHIARLLRDSEPRRLHRATAPSDAPNVLLVMLDDVGFGSFASFGGPVQAPAFQGVADRGLLYNQFHTTALCSPTRAALLTGRQHHAVHMGGITEIANSFPGYDSVIPTEAATVAQILQMSGYATSCFGKWHLTPSWEQGPAGPFERWPTGMGFDRFYGIIGAEASQWEPAVYDQTTPVSPHVGRPGYHLTEDLADQAVTWIDRHRVSAPDRPWFCYFSTPAVHAPHHAPSEWIEQFRGEFDSGWDDLRTRIHADQLRLGVIPAGTALTRRPDEIPAWTDYPERYQPVAARLMECFAGFLAHTDHHIGRVIDAARREERETLIIYLSGDNGASAEGTIHGAWSAPSFQNGVHEDPEWLLEHMDDFGSAKCENHFNVGWAWALDSPFQWMKQVASHFGGTRNGLAIEWPGTITDGKGLRSQFHHVVDIAPTILEAAGIDAPEAVNGIEQIPMHGTPMGYSFAADGASRRTTQYFEILGNRAIYNDGWIASCFHGRVPWIRMEGFEFDGPHERWELYDVENDFSQAVDLASEHPERLAELVEMFDAEARKFGVYPLRDAGSPRSAELAVPHALGGLRRMTYTTAHVRLPESTVVRLKNCSWRISAEVVAAIDDQGVVACQGGNMSGWSMWLDGGRPRFTYNCFGHDVTTVTGPVLAPGTHLVEALFDYDGGFGQGGELVLVVDESAVAHARLERTVPIVFSISGETFDVGTDTGSPVGPYPSDFVCSANIVGVTLARLDEPGDAVRAAELEGLFRAGLSTQ